Proteins encoded within one genomic window of Sulfurovum sp. XGS-02:
- a CDS encoding zinc-dependent peptidase, which translates to MASYYLLLIQFLFALISLFLVWQSVGYFRRMWRYKKIKAMPFPRSYMTILQNTHQYKTLAPKQKEKLHVMILFFIDQKEFLGARMNINDEIKVIIAFYACLMRLGFELGEKDHVSTIIVYPEHFIVDDSDTIDGIHHTRTSVLEGQSANGTVVISWQDIAQNIAKPGKENVIIHEFAHELDFEDGLADGTPLLETSNYQKWSEVFSKAFTTLKKLEERQKHSKGLRLLGDYALTNEAEFFAVCSERFFQTPKAFKKHFPDVYEELKRFYRLDAEKLFSSHPDHNE; encoded by the coding sequence ATGGCGAGCTATTATCTACTACTCATACAGTTTCTTTTTGCACTTATCTCACTCTTTTTGGTTTGGCAAAGTGTGGGTTACTTCCGCCGTATGTGGAGGTACAAGAAAATCAAAGCTATGCCTTTTCCAAGATCCTATATGACCATACTACAAAACACACACCAGTACAAGACACTTGCACCTAAACAGAAAGAAAAACTTCACGTTATGATACTTTTTTTCATAGATCAAAAAGAGTTCTTAGGTGCCAGAATGAACATCAATGATGAGATAAAAGTCATCATCGCATTTTATGCTTGTCTCATGCGACTTGGATTTGAACTGGGTGAGAAAGACCATGTCAGTACCATCATAGTCTATCCCGAGCACTTCATCGTCGATGACTCAGATACGATTGATGGCATACACCACACCCGCACATCTGTCCTAGAAGGGCAATCAGCCAATGGCACTGTAGTCATCTCATGGCAGGATATAGCGCAAAATATAGCTAAGCCGGGGAAAGAGAATGTCATCATCCATGAGTTTGCCCATGAGTTGGATTTTGAAGATGGTCTTGCAGACGGAACACCTCTTTTGGAAACTTCAAACTATCAAAAGTGGTCTGAAGTTTTCTCTAAAGCTTTTACTACATTAAAAAAACTTGAGGAGAGGCAAAAACATTCAAAAGGACTGAGACTTTTAGGTGACTATGCGCTCACAAATGAAGCTGAGTTTTTTGCAGTGTGTAGTGAGCGATTTTTTCAGACACCTAAAGCGTTCAAAAAGCATTTTCCTGATGTCTATGAAGAACTTAAACGCTTTTATAGACTTGATGCAGAAAAGTTATTCTCATCACATCCCGATCATAATGAATGA
- a CDS encoding thioredoxin domain-containing protein has product MHINVVCPHCLKVSSVKKKETYTTEHCKECGGSLLESKPLNANLAILDYFVHASDLPIIVDFWAPWCGPCLTMAPHFEAAAMAMPLQAQFLKINNDNAQTQNPTIIIVNIPAVLVFKDGKEIDRFTGARSSKQIIKWVEKHL; this is encoded by the coding sequence ATGCATATTAATGTAGTTTGTCCCCATTGTCTTAAAGTAAGCAGTGTAAAAAAGAAGGAGACATACACTACTGAACATTGTAAAGAGTGTGGAGGTTCACTGTTAGAAAGTAAGCCACTGAATGCAAATTTAGCTATATTGGACTACTTTGTTCATGCTTCTGATCTACCTATTATAGTTGACTTCTGGGCACCTTGGTGTGGTCCATGCTTGACTATGGCACCTCATTTTGAAGCTGCAGCTATGGCTATGCCATTACAAGCACAGTTTTTAAAGATAAACAATGACAACGCTCAAACACAAAACCCAACAATCATTATAGTAAATATCCCGGCAGTACTTGTGTTTAAAGATGGAAAAGAGATAGATAGATTTACCGGCGCACGCAGTAGTAAACAGATCATAAAATGGGTTGAAAAGCATCTTTAA
- a CDS encoding 16S rRNA (uracil(1498)-N(3))-methyltransferase — MNCILLPKNAKIISDPKQVTHIKEVLKSRVGDSLTIAEIGGNIGKATIAQINNDEVLLADVTLDKKPPAKLDLTVILALPRPKVLRRLIMDMTSLGVNKLIIVNSYRTQKSYWQSPLLNRIDEFVFEGLQQAIDTVPPVIEFKKRFKPFVEDEFPTLLLDKKGYKEQANAVIAHPYASQSWKSYLDVTKHKTSNKDYMPKVLCIGAEGGWIEYEVDLLCQKGCTSVSLGQRILRTETVVNVLLGDWLKV, encoded by the coding sequence TTGAACTGTATTTTATTACCTAAAAATGCCAAAATCATTAGTGATCCAAAGCAAGTTACTCATATTAAAGAGGTACTGAAATCTAGGGTAGGGGATAGTTTAACTATTGCTGAGATTGGTGGTAACATAGGTAAAGCTACTATTGCTCAAATCAATAACGATGAAGTACTTCTTGCTGATGTTACACTGGATAAAAAACCACCAGCTAAACTTGATTTAACAGTTATTCTTGCTTTGCCGCGTCCAAAAGTGCTTCGTAGATTGATTATGGATATGACATCTCTTGGTGTTAATAAACTTATTATTGTAAATAGTTACCGTACTCAAAAAAGTTATTGGCAAAGCCCTTTACTAAACCGTATAGATGAGTTTGTTTTTGAAGGGTTACAACAAGCCATAGATACAGTGCCGCCAGTTATTGAGTTTAAAAAACGTTTTAAGCCATTTGTTGAAGATGAATTTCCTACTTTATTACTAGATAAAAAGGGCTATAAAGAGCAAGCTAATGCAGTAATTGCTCATCCTTATGCTTCACAATCTTGGAAATCATATCTCGATGTTACAAAGCATAAGACTAGTAATAAAGATTATATGCCAAAGGTACTATGTATCGGGGCTGAAGGCGGTTGGATAGAATATGAAGTTGATTTACTTTGCCAAAAAGGTTGTACATCAGTTAGTTTAGGACAAAGGATATTAAGAACAGAAACTGTGGTTAATGTGTTACTTGGTGATTGGTTAAAGGTATGA
- a CDS encoding DUF2130 domain-containing protein, translating to MSTQNSIKCPNCGTQIDIDEIFYHQIEEKFKQQHLADQKKLQNEIEAKRKEYKAHLDMLKVKEDALKEEKEKFDEELHKATKEQLKLERTKLMDELKRELVEEQRESVALLQKELEEKSKQVQELNASKAMIEKLKREKDEIASAAKVEAQKALSEELKLEKEKLAKQAMEMKELALKEAKEANELELKAKDEKIAQMAKSIEDAKRKSEQGSMQIQGEALELLIESWLSTQFPFDTVEEIKKGAFGADCIQTIHTRELQNCGIICYESKNTKAWSDGWVTKLKQDMLKVNADLGVLVTSVYPNGMDRMGFVDGIWVCSLDEFKGSVSLLRESLIRVHLSVQKEENKSDKMTLLYNYLTGNEFSMQLKAIVDGFISMQQELDKERRSLMASWKRRQKLIDGVLQNTTEMYGSLQGIAGAGALGHIDALELPEEIDSEDE from the coding sequence ATGTCCACCCAAAACAGTATAAAGTGTCCCAACTGCGGGACCCAAATAGATATCGATGAGATATTTTACCATCAGATAGAAGAGAAGTTCAAGCAACAGCATTTAGCAGATCAGAAAAAACTCCAAAATGAAATAGAGGCCAAACGTAAAGAGTACAAAGCTCACCTTGATATGCTCAAAGTCAAAGAAGATGCACTTAAAGAAGAGAAAGAGAAGTTCGATGAAGAATTGCATAAAGCGACCAAAGAACAGCTCAAACTTGAACGTACAAAGCTTATGGATGAACTGAAGCGAGAATTGGTAGAGGAGCAGCGTGAGTCTGTAGCACTACTGCAAAAAGAGCTTGAAGAGAAGTCTAAGCAAGTCCAAGAACTTAATGCTTCAAAAGCCATGATAGAAAAACTAAAACGTGAGAAAGATGAGATCGCATCGGCGGCAAAGGTCGAAGCCCAAAAGGCTCTAAGTGAAGAGTTAAAGCTGGAAAAAGAGAAGTTGGCTAAACAGGCCATGGAAATGAAAGAGTTGGCGCTTAAAGAGGCTAAAGAGGCAAATGAACTTGAGTTAAAAGCAAAAGATGAGAAGATAGCACAGATGGCAAAGAGTATAGAAGATGCCAAAAGAAAATCCGAGCAGGGTTCCATGCAGATACAAGGTGAGGCATTGGAACTTCTTATAGAGTCGTGGCTCTCCACTCAATTTCCTTTCGATACGGTAGAGGAGATCAAAAAAGGTGCTTTTGGTGCAGACTGTATACAGACCATACACACCAGAGAATTACAAAACTGTGGGATCATCTGTTATGAGAGTAAAAATACCAAAGCATGGAGTGATGGCTGGGTCACTAAGCTCAAGCAGGATATGCTCAAGGTCAATGCAGACCTGGGCGTTCTTGTCACATCTGTCTATCCTAACGGAATGGATAGGATGGGCTTTGTTGACGGGATCTGGGTCTGCAGTCTTGATGAATTTAAAGGTTCAGTATCCCTTCTGCGTGAGAGTCTTATCCGTGTACATTTGAGTGTACAAAAAGAGGAGAACAAAAGTGACAAGATGACACTCCTCTACAACTACCTTACGGGTAATGAGTTCAGTATGCAGCTTAAAGCCATCGTAGACGGTTTTATATCTATGCAGCAAGAGCTGGACAAAGAGCGCCGCTCTCTCATGGCAAGCTGGAAACGCCGTCAGAAACTGATAGATGGTGTTCTGCAGAATACTACAGAGATGTATGGTTCACTGCAGGGGATTGCCGGGGCTGGAGCCTTAGGACATATTGATGCTTTGGAATTGCCTGAAGAGATTGATAGTGAGGATGAATAA
- the rlmB gene encoding 23S rRNA (guanosine(2251)-2'-O)-methyltransferase RlmB: MKDSPEYLAKKSFFDKVLTIYGRNAVMEALEDEAVTIHKLHFSKSNKDAAVLEQMKRIAQKRGIEVAYHDKQALSRISKNAKQDQGVALDIVLEHFGDEESFLDAHKDYRIIALDGVTNPQNLGMIIRSCAAGNVDAILLPTKGAAQISPLVIKASVGTLFKMPIIKTSDLAKTLKSFQNEGATLYTLSSHATNSYKEQSYSSKTIFVLGNESEGVSKSVEALCDKNIAIPMQRDVESLNVAVTASLLAFL; encoded by the coding sequence TTGAAAGATTCTCCAGAATATTTGGCTAAGAAGTCTTTTTTTGACAAAGTGCTGACCATCTACGGGCGTAATGCCGTGATGGAAGCACTTGAAGATGAAGCCGTCACTATTCACAAACTCCATTTCTCCAAATCCAACAAAGATGCTGCTGTCCTTGAACAGATGAAACGTATCGCTCAAAAACGAGGTATCGAAGTCGCTTATCACGATAAACAGGCACTCTCACGTATCTCTAAAAATGCCAAGCAGGACCAGGGTGTAGCCCTAGATATCGTGCTTGAACATTTCGGTGATGAAGAGAGTTTTCTCGATGCTCACAAAGACTATCGTATCATCGCTCTTGATGGTGTAACGAATCCTCAGAACCTGGGGATGATCATCCGTTCCTGTGCAGCGGGTAATGTGGATGCCATCCTGCTGCCGACCAAGGGTGCGGCACAGATATCTCCACTGGTGATCAAAGCCAGCGTGGGTACACTTTTTAAAATGCCTATCATTAAAACATCCGATCTTGCAAAGACACTCAAGTCTTTCCAAAATGAAGGTGCAACGCTCTATACACTCTCATCACACGCTACCAACTCTTATAAAGAGCAGAGCTACAGCAGTAAGACCATCTTTGTACTTGGCAACGAGAGCGAAGGTGTCAGCAAAAGTGTAGAAGCGCTTTGTGATAAAAACATAGCCATACCTATGCAGCGTGATGTTGAGTCTCTCAATGTTGCGGTCACCGCTTCCCTTCTTGCCTTTTTGTAA
- the fabI gene encoding enoyl-ACP reductase FabI: MIMKGKKGVILGIANKKSIAYGIAKACQEQGAEMAITFLNERFEQKLAPIAEDLGCGARLYPCDVSKPEEIKALKESLEKDMGKIDFIVHSIAFAPKEGLSGRFYDISKEAFDVAMDISVYSLIEIVRELKPILSDSSSVLTLSYYGGVKYIPNYNLMGVAKAALEMTTKYLAEDLGKDGIRVNAISAGPIKTLAAAGIGDFSFMLKWNQHHSPLKQNVTISQVGNSGMYLLSDLSSGVTGEIHYVDAGFNIMGMPAVEFDPNGKPKIAWDGNA, from the coding sequence ATGATAATGAAGGGTAAAAAAGGTGTTATTTTAGGTATCGCCAACAAGAAGTCTATCGCATACGGTATCGCTAAAGCTTGTCAGGAGCAGGGTGCGGAGATGGCCATTACATTCTTGAATGAAAGATTTGAACAGAAACTAGCCCCTATTGCAGAAGATCTAGGGTGTGGAGCAAGACTTTATCCTTGCGACGTAAGCAAGCCGGAAGAGATCAAAGCTCTGAAAGAGTCTCTTGAAAAAGATATGGGAAAGATCGACTTCATCGTACACTCTATTGCCTTTGCACCCAAAGAGGGGTTGAGCGGTCGTTTTTATGACATCTCTAAAGAGGCATTTGATGTGGCTATGGATATCTCTGTCTATTCACTCATCGAGATCGTACGTGAGTTAAAACCGATCCTTTCTGATAGCTCTTCAGTATTGACGCTTAGTTACTACGGTGGTGTGAAGTACATTCCTAACTACAACCTTATGGGTGTGGCTAAAGCTGCGTTGGAGATGACTACAAAATATCTTGCAGAAGATCTTGGTAAAGACGGTATCCGTGTCAATGCTATCTCAGCTGGCCCTATCAAGACCCTTGCAGCAGCAGGAATTGGTGACTTTTCATTCATGCTCAAGTGGAATCAGCATCACTCACCGCTCAAACAAAACGTGACGATCAGTCAGGTAGGAAACTCAGGTATGTACCTGCTTTCGGACCTCAGTTCTGGTGTAACGGGTGAGATCCATTATGTGGATGCCGGATTTAACATCATGGGTATGCCTGCAGTTGAGTTTGATCCGAACGGAAAGCCTAAGATCGCTTGGGACGGAAACGCTTAA
- a CDS encoding asparaginase domain-containing protein: MKKILIISTGGTFNKIYDPIKGEFIIDVESEALKKIAKKWLCEFNIMNLIGKDSLDMNNHDRLELLATINQSEYHHIIIVHGTDTMDVTAEYLADADIEKCIVLTGAMVPYSVDPVEATANLCSAYGYINTLNKDGVFIAMNGVMGNYERIKKDRFKGKFTTL, from the coding sequence ATGAAAAAAATACTCATTATTAGTACTGGTGGTACATTTAACAAGATTTATGACCCGATCAAGGGAGAATTCATCATAGATGTAGAGTCAGAAGCCTTGAAGAAGATCGCAAAAAAATGGCTGTGTGAATTTAACATCATGAACCTCATAGGCAAAGACAGTCTGGATATGAACAATCATGACAGACTAGAACTTCTGGCGACCATCAATCAATCCGAGTATCATCACATCATTATCGTACATGGCACAGATACCATGGATGTGACAGCGGAATATCTTGCAGATGCAGATATCGAAAAATGTATTGTCCTCACAGGCGCTATGGTGCCCTACAGTGTGGACCCGGTAGAAGCCACTGCCAATCTCTGTTCAGCCTATGGATATATCAATACTTTAAACAAAGATGGTGTGTTTATCGCTATGAACGGCGTCATGGGAAACTATGAACGTATAAAGAAAGATCGGTTCAAAGGAAAATTTACAACACTTTAA
- a CDS encoding S1C family serine protease: MEKDFNGVSLLRSIRILLLILITLFALLLLQPSIENIWASMHTEPRSVTARGTLSAAEKTNIEIFQKSSPSVVYITTLEDTLNLWTRDITRIPRGTGSGFIWDRQGHIITNYHVLQGASAVRIRLSDQRTFNATLIGASPEHDLAVLRIPMITNMPKPLSIGTSHDLQVGQMTYAIGNPFGLDHTLTTGVVSALNRSLRNNYGSSIEELIQTDAAINPGNSGGPLLDSAGRLIGINTALFSPSGTYAGIGFAVPVDTVNRIVPRIIKEGHYQRPKLGITINEKLNKEITKELGISGVAIIEVQPNSAAQNAGLSGVTIQNSARVSGDIIVGIDEHKIETIQMLLSTLEKYDIGDRVKVKLFRKGQVREVPLTLE, encoded by the coding sequence ATGGAAAAAGATTTTAATGGTGTATCACTACTACGCAGCATACGTATTTTACTTTTGATCCTGATCACGTTGTTTGCACTTCTTCTATTACAGCCAAGCATTGAAAATATATGGGCATCCATGCATACAGAACCAAGATCTGTAACTGCAAGAGGCACACTTTCAGCTGCAGAAAAAACCAATATCGAAATTTTTCAAAAAAGCAGTCCCTCAGTCGTTTACATCACAACACTTGAAGATACGCTCAATCTTTGGACACGTGACATAACCCGTATCCCTCGAGGTACAGGGTCAGGTTTTATATGGGACAGACAAGGACACATCATTACCAATTATCATGTACTGCAAGGTGCTTCTGCTGTGAGAATACGGCTCAGTGACCAGCGTACTTTTAATGCTACACTCATCGGAGCAAGTCCGGAACATGATCTGGCGGTTTTACGTATACCTATGATAACCAATATGCCAAAACCCCTCTCTATCGGTACAAGCCATGACTTACAGGTCGGACAGATGACCTATGCTATAGGAAATCCATTCGGGCTGGATCATACACTCACAACAGGTGTGGTCTCTGCCCTTAATCGTAGTCTACGCAATAATTATGGTTCGTCTATTGAGGAACTTATTCAAACAGATGCAGCCATTAATCCTGGAAATTCAGGTGGGCCTCTGCTTGACAGTGCCGGTAGACTCATCGGGATCAATACAGCGCTCTTCAGCCCTTCAGGTACCTATGCGGGTATTGGTTTTGCTGTACCTGTGGATACGGTCAATCGTATCGTACCACGGATCATTAAAGAGGGTCACTACCAAAGACCAAAACTGGGTATCACTATCAATGAAAAGCTCAATAAAGAGATCACCAAAGAGCTGGGTATTTCCGGTGTTGCCATCATAGAAGTTCAGCCAAACTCAGCTGCCCAAAATGCAGGTCTTAGCGGGGTCACCATACAAAACAGTGCACGCGTTTCGGGAGATATTATCGTCGGAATAGACGAACATAAGATAGAGACAATCCAAATGCTTCTCTCCACGCTGGAGAAATATGATATCGGTGATAGGGTCAAAGTAAAACTTTTCAGAAAGGGGCAGGTAAGAGAAGTCCCTCTTACCTTGGAGTAG
- a CDS encoding coproporphyrinogen III oxidase, with translation MTMIIPAKSLQAKEAYTLVDGLQAYFVSKLNALALQFGKGRACEAVSWERDGGEHGGGIRYEARDTIVYDRGSVNISQVHYDDDGSKKLGSATAISTIIHPDNPHAPSMHMHISWTQMKDGSGYWRVMADLNPSLIGESDADKKRFSEMLKNVTGELYTEGAAQGDRYFYIPVLGRHRGVSHYYLEGYNSGDFEEDKTFVLKVGESVIDTYIDIVSKKLMAYPTFSAEEKEEQLAYHTLYLFQVLTLDRGTTSGLLVHDQNDVGIMGSIPSHVNRDLLASWVEKMPQPQDLLVQALLKALPDAMPTPVEENTKKALAYAVRQHYKKHPEALSMQASGEIIPPTVDNHR, from the coding sequence ATGACCATGATAATCCCTGCAAAATCACTTCAAGCTAAAGAAGCATATACTCTTGTAGATGGATTGCAGGCTTATTTTGTTTCAAAGCTCAATGCTCTGGCTTTACAGTTTGGAAAGGGCAGGGCATGTGAAGCTGTTTCATGGGAACGTGACGGGGGTGAACATGGTGGCGGTATACGGTATGAAGCCAGAGATACCATCGTATATGACAGAGGTTCTGTCAATATCTCCCAGGTACATTATGATGATGACGGGAGTAAAAAGTTAGGTTCCGCCACTGCGATCTCTACGATCATACACCCCGATAATCCTCATGCACCCTCTATGCATATGCATATCTCCTGGACACAGATGAAAGATGGAAGCGGATATTGGCGTGTGATGGCTGATCTCAACCCTTCCCTTATAGGTGAATCTGATGCTGACAAAAAACGTTTTTCTGAAATGCTTAAGAATGTTACAGGGGAACTTTACACAGAGGGGGCTGCACAGGGTGACAGATATTTTTATATTCCTGTACTGGGAAGACATCGCGGTGTGAGCCATTATTATCTTGAAGGGTACAATAGCGGAGACTTTGAAGAAGACAAAACCTTTGTCCTGAAAGTAGGTGAAAGCGTGATAGACACCTATATCGACATTGTGTCAAAAAAACTCATGGCGTATCCTACCTTTTCAGCCGAAGAGAAAGAAGAACAACTGGCGTATCATACACTCTATCTTTTCCAGGTACTTACACTGGACAGGGGAACCACATCAGGTCTACTGGTACATGATCAGAATGATGTAGGTATCATGGGTTCCATCCCTTCTCATGTGAACAGAGATCTCCTGGCTTCCTGGGTAGAGAAAATGCCTCAGCCTCAAGACCTCTTGGTCCAGGCATTACTCAAAGCCTTACCTGATGCAATGCCCACACCGGTAGAAGAAAACACCAAAAAAGCTTTAGCGTATGCCGTACGACAGCACTACAAAAAACACCCTGAAGCCCTCAGTATGCAAGCCAGTGGAGAGATCATCCCTCCGACTGTTGATAATCATCGTTAA
- the queC gene encoding 7-cyano-7-deazaguanine synthase QueC gives MNKKAVCIISGGMDSALSAKIAQNEGYEIIALHFNYGQRTEEKELECFRKIASAVDASETYEIDLPFFEQIGASALTDQSIDVPTGGLEEGVPVTYVPFRNGIFLSIAAAVAEKHGVQALFIGVVEEDSSGYPDCRESYIEQMQKAINLGTKDETDLEIKMPLVALKKSQIVQKALELNVPLQDTWSCYKSEEKACGVCDSCRLRLKGFEEAGSVDPILYA, from the coding sequence ATGAATAAAAAAGCAGTATGTATTATTTCCGGAGGAATGGACAGTGCTTTGAGTGCTAAAATAGCACAAAATGAAGGGTATGAGATCATCGCTTTGCATTTTAACTATGGGCAACGTACTGAAGAGAAAGAACTTGAATGTTTCCGGAAGATCGCATCGGCCGTCGATGCATCCGAAACCTATGAGATCGACCTGCCTTTTTTTGAGCAGATCGGTGCATCTGCCTTGACAGATCAGAGTATCGATGTTCCGACGGGAGGCTTAGAAGAGGGTGTACCTGTGACCTATGTGCCTTTCCGAAATGGTATTTTTCTCTCCATTGCTGCTGCAGTCGCAGAGAAACATGGTGTGCAGGCACTCTTTATCGGTGTGGTGGAAGAAGATAGTTCAGGGTACCCTGACTGTCGGGAGAGTTATATCGAGCAAATGCAAAAAGCGATCAATCTCGGGACAAAAGATGAAACAGACCTGGAGATAAAAATGCCATTGGTGGCTTTGAAAAAAAGTCAGATCGTCCAAAAGGCACTGGAGCTCAATGTTCCTCTGCAAGATACATGGAGTTGTTATAAATCCGAAGAGAAGGCTTGCGGTGTATGTGACAGCTGTCGGTTGAGATTAAAAGGATTTGAAGAAGCGGGCAGTGTAGACCCGATTCTTTATGCGTAG
- the ybeY gene encoding rRNA maturation RNase YbeY, whose protein sequence is MIDLDNQTPLAVDLDALEKIAEALSTKEVELIITDDQTMQELNAEHRGKNKVTDVLSFPMEAPFTEQSIFGMPLGSIIIAESFVKEKAAEFGHSTQDELSLLFIHGMLHLLGFDHETDEGEMRMREKELIKEFDLPNSLIVRTEEY, encoded by the coding sequence ATGATAGACTTAGATAATCAAACACCACTGGCAGTTGATCTGGATGCATTGGAGAAGATAGCAGAGGCACTTTCTACCAAAGAGGTTGAGCTGATCATCACCGATGATCAGACCATGCAGGAACTCAATGCTGAACATAGAGGCAAGAACAAGGTAACAGATGTACTCTCGTTCCCTATGGAAGCACCTTTCACAGAGCAGTCTATCTTCGGTATGCCCTTAGGCTCTATCATTATTGCAGAGTCATTCGTAAAAGAGAAGGCAGCAGAATTTGGACACAGTACGCAAGATGAACTCTCACTTTTGTTCATTCACGGTATGCTTCATCTTCTGGGCTTTGACCATGAGACTGATGAGGGTGAAATGAGAATGAGAGAGAAAGAGCTCATAAAGGAATTTGATCTTCCTAACAGTCTAATCGTAAGAACAGAGGAGTATTGA
- a CDS encoding calcium/sodium antiporter, protein MSFVIFVIAMGVLIWGADLLIEQSERIALKFNIPEFIIGATLIALGTSLPEMAASIAASVSNKPDIAIANVIGSNVLNITLVLATVFLIATKINPSRDFFAKDSTWALVPVLVFILMILDGVISRFDASLLLLLMGAYLVFLLQDAKNIPEEDLEDLDIGTFSWMKTIPILLGGLVLVIIGAHFTVESASDIAKSFGISEWIIGIIMVSLGTSLPELVVSISAAVKGKVDMAIGNIIGSNMANTSVVLGAAAFAKPMSINAPAYIFDIATMIVATLILVFITANKLYNKSAGISLIIILGLFLNNTLQNM, encoded by the coding sequence TTGAGTTTTGTTATTTTTGTTATTGCTATGGGTGTATTGATATGGGGAGCCGACCTGCTGATCGAACAGAGTGAACGTATCGCTTTAAAGTTCAATATACCAGAGTTCATTATCGGTGCAACGCTCATAGCACTCGGTACTTCCCTACCAGAAATGGCAGCAAGTATCGCTGCGAGTGTAAGTAATAAGCCTGATATAGCCATAGCCAATGTGATAGGAAGCAATGTTCTCAATATCACCCTTGTATTGGCAACCGTTTTTCTTATCGCTACAAAGATCAACCCAAGCAGAGACTTCTTTGCCAAAGACAGTACCTGGGCCCTGGTACCGGTACTGGTCTTTATATTGATGATACTCGATGGCGTGATCAGCAGGTTCGATGCGTCACTGTTGTTACTTTTAATGGGTGCATACCTTGTCTTTCTGCTTCAAGATGCCAAAAATATCCCTGAAGAGGATCTTGAGGATCTAGATATTGGTACATTCTCATGGATGAAGACTATACCTATACTTTTAGGCGGATTAGTTCTCGTCATTATCGGTGCACATTTTACCGTAGAGAGTGCTTCTGATATCGCTAAAAGCTTTGGTATCTCAGAGTGGATCATAGGTATTATTATGGTTTCACTGGGCACATCATTACCCGAACTGGTTGTAAGTATCTCCGCAGCGGTCAAAGGGAAAGTGGATATGGCCATAGGAAATATCATCGGTTCAAATATGGCAAACACTTCTGTGGTCCTTGGTGCAGCAGCCTTTGCAAAACCTATGAGCATCAATGCACCTGCCTATATCTTTGATATCGCTACCATGATCGTTGCAACGCTGATTCTTGTATTTATTACAGCAAACAAGCTCTACAACAAATCAGCAGGTATCAGCCTCATCATTATTTTAGGACTCTTTTTGAATAATACTTTACAGAACATGTAA